The Pelagovum sp. HNIBRBA483 sequence GACAAAGCGCACCAGCGCTTTGTCCCACCGTGCGCAGCCCCAATGAATGGGCGGCGCATCGAAATCCTCATATCGAAAGAGACAGGGCGATGGCGTTTCTCATCCGGCGACTGGCCTTTTATGTGGTGGCCATATTCGTGGCGATTACTTTCAATTTCATCATGCCGCGGCTGATGCCCGGCGATCCGGTTGATGCGCTGTTCGCGGCGGCGGGCGGGCGGATGCCGATCGAAACACTGGAAGCCTACAAGGAAATGCTGGGCTTCACCGACGGGCCGCTGTGGGTGCAATACCTGCAATACCTCAAGAGCATGGTGACGTTCGACCTCGGCCCCGCGATCATGCTGTTCCCTGTGCCGGTGACGGAAGTGCTGGGCAATACGCTGCCGTGGACGGTCGGACTGGCAGGGCTGGCGACGCTGGCGTCGGTGTCGCTCGGCTGCTTCATTGGGCTTTATGCCTCTTACAATCGCGGTGGCTTTGTTGACCGCTTCGTGCCGTTTTTCTGGCAATTCGTGGCGTCGATGCCGCAGGCGGTGACGGCGCTGTTTGTCTTTTTCATCTTTGCGCTGACCTTGAAGTGGTTCCCGCTGGGGTTTGGCGCGAACCCTGACCTCGATCCCGGTTTCAACTGGCCCTATATCAAGAGCATCCTGCACCATGCGGTGCTGCCGATGGTGACGCTATTGGTGTCGATGCTGGCGACGTGGATTTTCACCATGCGCAACGCGATGGTGAATGTGCTGGGCGAGGATTACATCACCATGGCGAAGGCCAAGGGGCTGGAATCGCGCCGGATCATGACCCATTACGCCGCGCGCAACGCCATCCTGCCGGTGGTAACGGCTGTCTCGATGGCGCTGGGATTTGCGGTAGCGGGGCAGGTCTTTATCGAAACCGTCTATAACTATCCGGGCGTTGGGCAGCTGATCATCAAATCGGTTGGTGCGCGGGATTACCCGCTGATGCAGGCCTGTTTCCTGTTGATCGTGCTGTGTGTGCTGATCGCCAATTTCATCGCCGACATGCTCTACGTCTGGCTCGATCCGCGGCTGCGGGGCTGAGGGAGGATACATCATGAAAACCCTAAGACGCTATGCTGCCGGTTTGATCCGGTTCTATCGTGGGAACCCTGCGGGGATCATCGGAAGCTCTATCGTGGCGCTGATTTTGGTTGCCTGCCTCGCAGCGCCGGTGCTGACGGATAAAGACCCCAACAAGCGGGTTGCGCGGGGGCACCAGCCGCCGAGCGCGGAGCTGGTTTTTGGCTCGACCCGCGCGGGCAAGGATATTTACACGCAGGTGCTTTATGGCGGGCGGGTATCGTTGATGGTGGCGTTTTCTGCCGCTGCGGTGACAACGGTGATCGCGCTCGCGGTGGGGGTATCGTCTGGCTATTTCGGCGGGCGGGTTGACGAGACGCTGATGGCGGTCACGAACGTGATGCTGGTGTTCCCGCAACTGCCGCTCCTGATCATATTGGCGGCGTTCTTAGGGCAGGTGGGGCCATTGGTGATCGCGATGATCCTCGGGCTGACATCATGGCCGTGGGGCGCGCGAGTGATGCGAAGTCAGACGCTGGCGCTGCGGCGGAAGGAATTTATCACCGCGGCCGAGGTCATGGGCGAGTCGCGCTGGCGGATCATTGTGGTGGAGATCATCCCGAACCTGATCAGCCTTGTGGCGGGGATGTTCGTGGGCACGTCGCTCTATGCCATCGGCGCGCAGGCGGGGCTTGAGTTCCTCGGTCTGGGTGATCCGACCGTGGTGAGCTGGGGTACGATGCTCTACTGGGCGCAGTCTAGTGCGGCGTTCCTAGTCGGCGCATGGTGGGATTTTGTCGTCCCCGGAACGGTGATTGCGCTGGTGGGCGGAGGGCTAGCGCTGATCAATATCTCGATTGATCAGGTGTCGAACCCGAAGCTGCGTACTGGTCGCTATCTGAAAATCTGGCGCCGGATGAAGGCTGAAACCGAAGCCAAGCGCAGGGAGGCATGAGCATGGCGGATGACGTTCTACTCGATGTGCGGGGGCTGTCGGTCGATTATGTGACCGACAATGGGAATGCCCGCGCGGTGAACAATGTCTCTTTGCAGATCCGCCCCGGTGAGACGCTGGGACTGGCCGGAGAGTCCGGCTGTGGCAAGAGCACGCTGGCCTTTGCGATTGCAAATTTGCATGCGGCACCGGCGCTGGTGAGTGAGGGGCAGATCCTGTTTGAAGGCAGCGATGTGCTGGCGATGTCTGACGCGGAATTGCGGGATTTTCGCTGGAACAAGGCCTCGATGGTGTTTCAAAGCGCGATGAATGCGCTCAATCCGGTGATCACGATTGGGGAGCAGATCATTGATGTGATCCTTGCCCACAAGGATGTGCCGCGCAGCGAGGCTTGGGCGCGGGGTGAAGAATTGCTGGAAACGGTAGGCATTCACCCGTCGCGGATGAAGAGCTATGCGCATCAGCTTTCGGGCGGGATGCGGCAGCGGGTGGTGATCGCCATTGCGCTGGCGCTGCGGCCCAAGCTGATCATCATGGATGAGCCGACAACGGCGTTGGATGTGGTTGTCGAGCGGGAGATCATGGACGAGCTGTATGCGCTGAAAGAGGAATATGGTTTTGCCATCCTGTTCATTTCGCATGACCTGTCCCTGATGGGGGAAATCGCGGACCGGATCGGCATCATGTATGCGGGGCGGCTGGTTGAGATCGGTGCGGCGGCGGATGTGCTGGAGCGGCCCGATCACCCGTATACCAAGGGGCTTGTGCGCTCCTTCCCGACGATCCACGGGCCAAAGGTGCGGCTGGAAGGGATCCCGGGCCATCCGCCAAACCTGCTGGAATTGGGTGCGGGATGCCCATTTGGGGAGCGCTGCCCGAACCGCTCTGGCCGCTGTGATGAGCTGGTGCCTGCACTGGAGGCGCTGGGGGCGAAGCGCGTGGCCTGCCATGCCGTTGCGCGTGAGGAGGAAATCGCATGAACATGAGCGAGACACCGAAAGTGCCAAGTACGCTGGAGGTTGAGGATCTGGTGATCGACTTCCGCACCGGCGGGAGCCTTTTTAACCCGACAGTCCTGCGGGCGGTGAGCGAGGTGAGCTTTGAGCTGACCACGGGGCAGGCGCTGGCGATCGTGGGCGAAAGCGGCAGCGGCAAAAGCACCGTCGCGCGGGCGCTGTGCCGGCTTTACGCGCCATCGGCGGGGCAAGTGCGGCTCGACGGGGTGGATGTGAACGCGGCGGAGACAAGCGCCAGCCAGCGTGACTATGCCCGCGACGTGCAGATGATCTTTCAGGATCCTTTTGGATCGCTTAATCCGGTGCATACGATCCGGCATCATCTAAGACGCCCTGTGAAGATCCATAACCCCGGCCTGACGGCTGACGAGGTTGAGGAGCGGGTGATTGAACTGATCGAGCGGGTGGGCCTGTCGCCCGCGAAGCAGACGGCGGATAGGTTCCCCTATGAGCTGTCTGGCGGGCAGCGGCAGCGTGTGGCGATTGCGCGGGCGCTGGCGGTGGGTGCGCGTTACATTCTGGCGGATGAGCCTATTTCGATGCTGGATGTCTCGATCCGGCTGGGCATTCTGAACCTGATGGATGACATGAAGCGCGACGGGATCGGCTTTATGTACATCACGCATGACATTGCCACGGCGCGGTATTTCGCTGAGCGGACCGCCGTGATGTATGTGGGCCATATGGTGGAATGGGGCGACAGCGATGCCGTTACCCAAAAACCGCAGCACCCCTATACGCAGTTGTTGATCAGCGCAGTGCCGGAGGCCGGGCGCAGTGGGCGGCGGGAGTTGAAGGCGAAGAAGGGCGACATCCCCGTGCGGACACCAGAGAGCGTGGGCTGCCCGTTTGCGGGGCGTTGCCTGCAAGCGCGCGAGGAATGTCACAAGGCCATGCCGCCGGTGACGAAGCTGGCGGAGGACCATTTTGTCCGGTGCTTCCTGTTTGATCAAGACGGTGCTGCGCCGGCCAGCGCCGCGTAACGCGACAAAATCATGAATAAAAACAACACGCTGCTGCGTGCCGAGAAGGATATGGGTGTGATGGGTCAGGACCGGATAGAGACGTTGTTGGACAGGCTGACGCTGGAAGAGCAAGTGATGCTGCTGGCCGGTGAGGATTTCTGGTCGGTCGCGGCGCTGCCAGAGCATGGCATTGCCAAAATGCGCGTCACAGACGGGCCGAACGGTGCGCGGGGGTCTGGATCTGCGACGCATGGCAATACCTCTGCCGCGTTCCCTGTGGGCATTGCACTGGGCGCGACGTGGAATCCGGCGCTCGTGCAGGAAGTTGCAGGGGCGATTGCGGAGGAGACAAAAAGCAAGGGTGCGCAGGTATGCCTTGGCCCGACGGTGAACATTCATCGCTGTGTGACCAACGGGCGGAACTTCGAGTGTTTTTCAGAAGATCCGGAACTGAGTGCTGCGTTGACCGTGGCGTTTGTTACGGGGCTTCAGGAGCGTGGCGTCGCGGCGACGGTGAAGCATTTTGCGGGCAATGAATCGGAGATCGAGCGCACGACGATAAATTCGGAAATTGATGAGCGCAGTTTGCGCGAGGTCTATCTGCGCCCGTTCGAGGCGGCGGTGAAAGAGGCTGGTACTTGGGCGATCATGTCCTCTTACAACAAGCTGAATGGAACTTACGCTGCTGAAAATAAATGGCTTTTGACCGACGTTTTGCGCGATGAATGGGGCTTTGACGGGGTTGTGATGTCCGATTGGTTCGGCTCGCGCAGCACGGCGCCGACGGTCAATGCGGGGCTTGATCTGGAGATGCCCGGCCCGACGCGGGACCGTGGCGAGAAGTTGATCGCGGCGGTGAATGAGGGCGCGGTTTCTGCCGAGACGGTGCGGGCGCGGGCGCGGGCGATGCTTGGACTGCTCGACCGGCTGGGGCTGTTGGACGGCGTGCCGGATTATACGGAGCGTTCGGACGACAAACCGGCGCATAGGGCTTTGATCCGCAAGGCAGGCGCAGAAGGCATGGTTTTGCTGAAAAACGACGGCCTTTTGCCATTGGCGGAGCCGCAAGGAAAGATCGCGGTGATCGGGCCGAATGCCAAGGTCGCGCAGATCATGGGCGGTGGTTCTTCGCAGTTGAACCCGCACTATCGCGTTAGCCCATGGGAGGGATTGGTGAACCGCTACGGCGCGGAAAGGCTTGCCTATGCGCTCGGCTGCCAAAACCACAGATGGGAGCCGATCATCGAGGAAGAGGTCATGGTCGACTTTTATGCAACGATGGATTTGAGCGGGCCGGTGGCGGCGTCGGTCGCTTTGGAGTCGAGCGTTGACTTCCTCTACCAGCCGAACGGGATCGACGGGCTTGACGGGCAGAACTTCTCTGCGCGGATGCGGACGCAGTTCACGCCGACGGAGAGCGGCGTTCATTCATTCGGTGTCCATAGCGCAGGGCGCGGGCGTTTGTTTGTGAACGGCGAATTGGTGGTAGATGTCTGGGATAACTGGGTGCGTGGGCGGACGTTCTTTGAGGAAGGCTGCGACGAAGTCACCGGACAGATCGACCTGACTGCGGGCGAAACCTATGAGGTTGTGCTGGAATTCGCGACGGTCAAAGCCGCGAACCTGATCAATCCGGCGTTCCGGTTTGGGGTATCGCGCCCGTTGGGCGAGGCGGGCATTGCGGAAGCGGCAGCGCTGGCGGCGGAGAGTGAAACCGCGATCCTGTTCGTTGGCCGGTCGGGGGAATGGGATACCGAGGGCAGTGACCTCGAACATATCAGCCTGCCTGAGCCGCAAGACGCGCTGGTAGAGGCGGTGCTGGCGGCGAACCCGCGCACGATCGTGGTGTTGCAGACGGGCGGGCCGGTGGAGCTGCCGTGGCTCGCTGACGCGCCTGCGGTGCTGCAAGCGTGGTATCCGGGACAGGAGGCAGGCAACGCGATTGCCGATGTTTTGTCCGGCGCGGTGGAACCGAGCGGCCGGTTGCCGCAGACCTTCCCACTGCTGTTCGCGGATAATCCAACGGCGAGCGATGATCCGGAGATTTATCCCGGAGAGAACGGAAATGTGAAATATGCTGAAGGCATATTCATTGGATACCGCCATTATGATGCCAAAAAAAAAGAACCGATGTTCTGTTTTGGTCATGGGCTTGGGTACACGTCTTTCGAGATTGGCAGCATTTCGATACGACCGGAAGGCGCGGGCATTGCCGTTGATGTTGCGGTGACGAACACGGGTGCGAGGGAAGGGCAGACCGTGGTGCAGCTCTATGTCAGCGACGAAGCGGCCACGGTTGCGCGGCCGGAAAAGGAGCTGAAGGGCTTTGCCAAGGTCAGCGCAGCGGCAGGTGAAACGGTGACGGCGACGATTATGCTGGATGACCGCGATTTTGCGTTCTTTGACGCAGCCGAGGGCTGTTGGCGGGTTGATGCAGGGAAGTTCACACTTCGGGCGGGTTTCTCGGCGGAAGATCTTCGCGCTACGGCGATGGTCGAGCGCGAAAGCCGGAGGATTTTGGTATGATGCGTAAGGTCAGCATTTTTGCCGCTCTTACGGGGCTGTGCATCGCGCATGGGGTGGCCGCGACTGAGGCAGTCGTCGGCACTGGCTGGGAACTGGTCTGGAGCGACGAGTTCGACGGCACGGAGATTGACCAGAGCAAATGGGGGTTCGAGACAAATTGCTGGGGCGGCGGCAACAACGAGTTGCAATGCTACACGGACCGGCCCGAGAATGCGTTCATTCGGGATGGAAAGCTGATCATTCATGCGCAGCCGGAGGAATTTACCGGCCCCGCAGAGCCGCTGGACTGGGAAAGCAATGCGGGTGAGCGTACCTTGCCCTACACCTCTGCGCGGTTGCGGACGCTGGGCAAGGGCGATTGGCAATATGGCCGGATCGAGGTGCTGGCTAAGCTTCCGGCGGGGCAGGGCATTTGGCCTGCGATCTGGATGCTGCCGACGGATTATGCCTATGGCGGCTGGGCGGCCAGTGGCGAGATCGACATCATGGAGGCGGTGAACCTACCGACCGATGGCGGTGAAAAGCAGATCCACGGTACGCTGCATTACGGCCGCGAATGGCCGGGGAATGTGCATAGCGGCACATCGTTCACCTTTGCGGACAGCGATCCGGTGGCGGATTTCCACAGTTATGCGATTGAGTGGAGCCCGCGCGAAATCCGTTGGTTTGTCGATGATGTGCATTACGCGACACAGAAGTCATCTGGCTGGTATGCGCAGGTGATGGGGGCGGACGGGTTTCATGAGAACCTTCCGGGTGATGCGCCGTTTGATCAGCGGTTCCATCTGCTCTTGAACGTGGCGGTGGGGGGTAACTGGCCCGGTGCGCCGGATGCCGCAACGCCGTTCCCTGCGGAGATGGAAGTGGATCATGTGCGGGTCTTTAGCTGTCCGGCTGATCCGGTGTTGCTCAAGCCATGTGCAACGGTGAACCGGCGGGCGACGCGGGTGTTCGGCCATGTGGCGCCGGAGATCGTGCGGGTGGAATATGACCCTGCCGTGATGGAGGCCGAGGAGGTCGTGGTGTTTGGCGATGCCGATCTGCCGCCATTTGCACTGGGGCAATATGTGGCGAATGGCAGCGTCGCGATGACGATGGTCGAGGAAGACGGGCGCGGCGCGGTGGCGAACCTTGCCTTTGATACCGATGAATCGGTGGTCTACTGGCAGGCGCCGTTTGGCTTTGACCTCAGCGATTTTGCCACAGTGTCGTTTGATCTGAAGGTGGTGCATGACCCGCGCGATGCGGGTGGGGTGTTGATGAAGATGGATTGCTTCCACCCCTGTGGCACGGGCGATGTGCCGGTGGCGGCTGCGCCGGTTGGGGAATGGCAGACCTACACCTATGTGCTGGATGATTTGGTGGCGCATCGGGGATCGTCACTAGATGTGAGTAATGTGAATACGCCGCTGGTGATCTTCCCCGATTGGGGCAACCAGCGGGGCGTGGTGCTGCGGGTCGATAACGTGGTGCTCCGGCGATAGCGGCGGGCTGTCGCTTTCTGCAAAGATATTTCGCAAAACGGCACGAGAACTCTGCGCGATTGAGTGAGGCTATCTGTGAAGGAGATGCCTCATGACAGAGACTGTAATGACCAGATCCCGCTCCGGCGGGCGCGCGGCGCGGCGTGCGGTGCGCATGGCACCGAAATTCGACATGTTGCCCGGATTGGAGGGCAAGCTGCCGCTCTGCGAGGTGATGGACGCGGGGCAGGTGGAGCGCATTGACGCGGCATCAATGCACATCCTCGAAAATGTGGGCGTGCAGTTCCGCGACGAGATCGCGCTGGCCGACTGGCGCCGCGTGGGGGCAAAGGTCGAGGGGGAGCGGGTCTATCTGGATCGCGGATTGGTGCGCGAGCTGATCGCGACGATCCCGTCTGATTTTACCTATCATGCGCGCGACCCGAAAAAGAACGTCCGGCTTGGCGGGCGGCATTCGGTGTTCGTGCCGATGACGGGGGCACCCTATCTGCGCGATCTGGATGATGTGCGGCGGAACCCGACGCTCGATGATCTGGCGATGTTTCACAAGCTGAGCCACATGATGCCTGCGCTGCATTCGAGCGCGCATCATATCGTCGAACCATACGACCACCCGATCAGCCAGCGGCATTTGCGGATCACCTATTCCTCCATGAAGCATTCGGACAAGATGTTCATGGGGATGACCACCAGCCCGAAGAATGCCGAGGACGTGATGGAGATGTGCGCCATCCTGTTTGGCGCGGAGTTCATGGAGGAGCATCCTGTCACCACGGGGAATTGCAACGGCAACAGTCCGCTTGTCTGGGATGAGACGATGCTGGGCGCGATGCGGGCGTTTTGTAAGCGTAATCAACCGGTCCTGTGCAGCCCGTTCGTGCTCGGGGGGGCGAATACGCCGGCCAGTGTTGCGGCCTCGGTTGCGCAGCTGAATGCTGAAGCGCTGAGCGCGTTGGCTTATACACAGGTGATCCGCAAGGGCGCGCCTGCGATCTACGGGCATTACCTCTCAACCGTGAGCATGAAGTCTGGCGCGCCGATGGCCGGCACGCCGGAGATCAGCCTGATGAATTTCATGATCGGGCAAATGGCACGTTATTACGGGGTGCCGTGGCGGACCTCGAACACGCTTGGCGGGGCCAAGACATTTGACGCGCAGGCGGGCTACGAGTCAGCCACGACGCTTTCGGCGGTGATCCATGCGGGGGCCAACTATATTTGGCACTCGGCGGGGTGGAACGAGGCAGGCATGCATTGCTCTGTCGCGAAATTCATCGTTGACGCAGAGCAATGCGCGATGGCCTACCGCATGGCGCAAGGGCCGAACTGGAACGATTTTGATGAAGCGGTTGCGGCGGTTTCGGATGTGGGGCCGGGGGGGCATTACCTCGGGCATCCGCACACGCAGGCGAACTTCCAAGAGGCGTTCTTTATGCCGGATATGTTCGACAATAACTCGATCGAGCAGTGGATGGCGGAAGGATCGCAGGAGATTACCGAGCGGGCGCTGAAGCGGGCGCGGAAGCTTTTGGCCGAGTATCAGGAGCCGGTGCTCGACGCAGCAAAAGACGAAGAGTTGCGCGCCTATATCGCGCGGCGCGAGCGGGAAATTCCGGCGGCGGATGAGTTGAACCAGAGTTTCTGACGGTGTGACTGTCGGGAGGGAAAGGCGC is a genomic window containing:
- a CDS encoding family 16 glycosylhydrolase, encoding MMRKVSIFAALTGLCIAHGVAATEAVVGTGWELVWSDEFDGTEIDQSKWGFETNCWGGGNNELQCYTDRPENAFIRDGKLIIHAQPEEFTGPAEPLDWESNAGERTLPYTSARLRTLGKGDWQYGRIEVLAKLPAGQGIWPAIWMLPTDYAYGGWAASGEIDIMEAVNLPTDGGEKQIHGTLHYGREWPGNVHSGTSFTFADSDPVADFHSYAIEWSPREIRWFVDDVHYATQKSSGWYAQVMGADGFHENLPGDAPFDQRFHLLLNVAVGGNWPGAPDAATPFPAEMEVDHVRVFSCPADPVLLKPCATVNRRATRVFGHVAPEIVRVEYDPAVMEAEEVVVFGDADLPPFALGQYVANGSVAMTMVEEDGRGAVANLAFDTDESVVYWQAPFGFDLSDFATVSFDLKVVHDPRDAGGVLMKMDCFHPCGTGDVPVAAAPVGEWQTYTYVLDDLVAHRGSSLDVSNVNTPLVIFPDWGNQRGVVLRVDNVVLRR
- a CDS encoding ABC transporter ATP-binding protein; translated protein: MNMSETPKVPSTLEVEDLVIDFRTGGSLFNPTVLRAVSEVSFELTTGQALAIVGESGSGKSTVARALCRLYAPSAGQVRLDGVDVNAAETSASQRDYARDVQMIFQDPFGSLNPVHTIRHHLRRPVKIHNPGLTADEVEERVIELIERVGLSPAKQTADRFPYELSGGQRQRVAIARALAVGARYILADEPISMLDVSIRLGILNLMDDMKRDGIGFMYITHDIATARYFAERTAVMYVGHMVEWGDSDAVTQKPQHPYTQLLISAVPEAGRSGRRELKAKKGDIPVRTPESVGCPFAGRCLQAREECHKAMPPVTKLAEDHFVRCFLFDQDGAAPASAA
- a CDS encoding ABC transporter permease, which encodes MAFLIRRLAFYVVAIFVAITFNFIMPRLMPGDPVDALFAAAGGRMPIETLEAYKEMLGFTDGPLWVQYLQYLKSMVTFDLGPAIMLFPVPVTEVLGNTLPWTVGLAGLATLASVSLGCFIGLYASYNRGGFVDRFVPFFWQFVASMPQAVTALFVFFIFALTLKWFPLGFGANPDLDPGFNWPYIKSILHHAVLPMVTLLVSMLATWIFTMRNAMVNVLGEDYITMAKAKGLESRRIMTHYAARNAILPVVTAVSMALGFAVAGQVFIETVYNYPGVGQLIIKSVGARDYPLMQACFLLIVLCVLIANFIADMLYVWLDPRLRG
- a CDS encoding ABC transporter ATP-binding protein, encoding MADDVLLDVRGLSVDYVTDNGNARAVNNVSLQIRPGETLGLAGESGCGKSTLAFAIANLHAAPALVSEGQILFEGSDVLAMSDAELRDFRWNKASMVFQSAMNALNPVITIGEQIIDVILAHKDVPRSEAWARGEELLETVGIHPSRMKSYAHQLSGGMRQRVVIAIALALRPKLIIMDEPTTALDVVVEREIMDELYALKEEYGFAILFISHDLSLMGEIADRIGIMYAGRLVEIGAAADVLERPDHPYTKGLVRSFPTIHGPKVRLEGIPGHPPNLLELGAGCPFGERCPNRSGRCDELVPALEALGAKRVACHAVAREEEIA
- a CDS encoding glycoside hydrolase family 3 C-terminal domain-containing protein, yielding MNKNNTLLRAEKDMGVMGQDRIETLLDRLTLEEQVMLLAGEDFWSVAALPEHGIAKMRVTDGPNGARGSGSATHGNTSAAFPVGIALGATWNPALVQEVAGAIAEETKSKGAQVCLGPTVNIHRCVTNGRNFECFSEDPELSAALTVAFVTGLQERGVAATVKHFAGNESEIERTTINSEIDERSLREVYLRPFEAAVKEAGTWAIMSSYNKLNGTYAAENKWLLTDVLRDEWGFDGVVMSDWFGSRSTAPTVNAGLDLEMPGPTRDRGEKLIAAVNEGAVSAETVRARARAMLGLLDRLGLLDGVPDYTERSDDKPAHRALIRKAGAEGMVLLKNDGLLPLAEPQGKIAVIGPNAKVAQIMGGGSSQLNPHYRVSPWEGLVNRYGAERLAYALGCQNHRWEPIIEEEVMVDFYATMDLSGPVAASVALESSVDFLYQPNGIDGLDGQNFSARMRTQFTPTESGVHSFGVHSAGRGRLFVNGELVVDVWDNWVRGRTFFEEGCDEVTGQIDLTAGETYEVVLEFATVKAANLINPAFRFGVSRPLGEAGIAEAAALAAESETAILFVGRSGEWDTEGSDLEHISLPEPQDALVEAVLAANPRTIVVLQTGGPVELPWLADAPAVLQAWYPGQEAGNAIADVLSGAVEPSGRLPQTFPLLFADNPTASDDPEIYPGENGNVKYAEGIFIGYRHYDAKKKEPMFCFGHGLGYTSFEIGSISIRPEGAGIAVDVAVTNTGAREGQTVVQLYVSDEAATVARPEKELKGFAKVSAAAGETVTATIMLDDRDFAFFDAAEGCWRVDAGKFTLRAGFSAEDLRATAMVERESRRILV
- a CDS encoding trimethylamine methyltransferase family protein; the protein is MTETVMTRSRSGGRAARRAVRMAPKFDMLPGLEGKLPLCEVMDAGQVERIDAASMHILENVGVQFRDEIALADWRRVGAKVEGERVYLDRGLVRELIATIPSDFTYHARDPKKNVRLGGRHSVFVPMTGAPYLRDLDDVRRNPTLDDLAMFHKLSHMMPALHSSAHHIVEPYDHPISQRHLRITYSSMKHSDKMFMGMTTSPKNAEDVMEMCAILFGAEFMEEHPVTTGNCNGNSPLVWDETMLGAMRAFCKRNQPVLCSPFVLGGANTPASVAASVAQLNAEALSALAYTQVIRKGAPAIYGHYLSTVSMKSGAPMAGTPEISLMNFMIGQMARYYGVPWRTSNTLGGAKTFDAQAGYESATTLSAVIHAGANYIWHSAGWNEAGMHCSVAKFIVDAEQCAMAYRMAQGPNWNDFDEAVAAVSDVGPGGHYLGHPHTQANFQEAFFMPDMFDNNSIEQWMAEGSQEITERALKRARKLLAEYQEPVLDAAKDEELRAYIARREREIPAADELNQSF
- a CDS encoding ABC transporter permease, with amino-acid sequence MKTLRRYAAGLIRFYRGNPAGIIGSSIVALILVACLAAPVLTDKDPNKRVARGHQPPSAELVFGSTRAGKDIYTQVLYGGRVSLMVAFSAAAVTTVIALAVGVSSGYFGGRVDETLMAVTNVMLVFPQLPLLIILAAFLGQVGPLVIAMILGLTSWPWGARVMRSQTLALRRKEFITAAEVMGESRWRIIVVEIIPNLISLVAGMFVGTSLYAIGAQAGLEFLGLGDPTVVSWGTMLYWAQSSAAFLVGAWWDFVVPGTVIALVGGGLALINISIDQVSNPKLRTGRYLKIWRRMKAETEAKRREA